Part of the Brassica napus cultivar Da-Ae unplaced genomic scaffold, Da-Ae ScsIHWf_2831;HRSCAF=3611, whole genome shotgun sequence genome, TTTCGTGATGATTCACGTTTCCCATTCAGTGAGAAAGTGGCATTGCTTCCATCAACATCTAGTTCGACTCCACCTGATGATGACTGGGCTGTTACTCCGAGTGGGCTGTTACTCCGATTATTGTCGACAGGAGGAGCACATATACGACATCATCAGCAGTTGAAACCATGCCACAACCCACGGTTCTCGCTTCCTCTGCTCAAGAACCAGAGGTTTCTACGGATCAACCATTACATGTAGTTCAAACCACAGCACCTCCACATGAGATTTCAGTTACTCCAACTGATTCATCACCTAAGTCACCTCGTCGAGGACAAAGGGAACGGGTTCCCTCGGTCAAACTTTGAGACTATGTCCTTTATAATGTTCAAGCCTCTACTACCCATCACGCTCTTTCTCTCTCGTGTTAGTCCTCCGGTCTCAGGTACTACACTTTACCCTTTATCAGATTTTATTTCTGATTCTAACTTCTCTCCAGGATATCAAGTTTTTCTTGATGCCATAACTGCTGGAATTGTACCTAAACATTTTAAGGAAGAAGCTCAGTACGATGTTTGGAATGATTCAATGTACGAAGAAGTTGATGCTTTGGAAGAGCAACATACATAGGACATTACCACACTCCCTCCTGGTAAAATTGACATTCCAAGTCAGTGGGTCTACTGCATCAAATATAACGCCAATGATACTATCAAATGGCACAAGTCGCATCTTGTAGTGAATGGAAGCAAGCAAGTCGAAGGTAAGGATTACTCAGAGAATTTTGTTCCTGTTATCAAGATGACAACAATTTGATCTCTTCTATGACTTGTTGCATCAAAGAACTGGGAGGTCTTTCAGATATATGTTAACAACGCCTTCCTTCATGGTGACTTGGACAAAGAGATTTATATGTTGCTTCCTCCTGGCTTTCGTCACACGCATCCATGCAAGGTTTGTCGACTTCGGAAGTCTCTGTATGGTCTGAAACAAGCTCCCAGGTGTTGGTTTAAAAAGCTTTCAGACTCTCTCTTGCGGTTTGGTTGTTCAGTCCTATGGTGATTACTTGTTGTTCTCTTACGTGAAAAATGGCGTTGAGATGCATGTTCTCATCTACGTAGATGATCTTTTAATCTGCGGCAACAACAATCACATGCTTcagaaatttaaagattatCTCAGTTGTTGCTTCTccatgaaagatcttggaaaactcAAATATTTCCATGGTCTCGAACTCAGCCGTGGACCAGATGGCTTCTTTATATCTCAATGCAAATACACACTCGACATTGTCAGTAAAACAGGTAATCTGGGTTGTAAACCAGCAATTACTCCTCTTGAACAAGGACATCAACTTGACAATCCTAAACTTCAGAGCCCTTTGCTTGCCTATCCGAAACTCTATCGTAGACTAGTCAGGCGGCTAATTTATCTTAGTCATACAAGATCTGAACTGAGCTATGCAATCCACATCTTAACTCAGTTCATGCACACTCCGAAAGAGGCTCACTGGGAGGCAGCACTTCGCGTGGTTAGGTTCATGAAGGGATCCATTGGCCAAGGAATTCTTCTCAAATCAGATTTTGATCTTTCTATAACAGTCTACTGTGATGCCGATTGGTCCGGTTGTCCTCGTACTCGTCGGTCTCTGAGCACTTATGTTGTTCTGCTTGGAGGCTCACCTATTTCTTggagaacaaagaaaaaagataCTGTTTCTCATTCATCAGCCGAGGCAGAGTACATAGCCATGTCAGATGCACTTAAAGAAATCAAATGGCTGCGACGTCTTTTGAAGGATTGGGTATTAAACAACATGTGCCATCACGTTTCTTTTGTGATAGTAAAGCTGTAATACATATAGCtgcaaattttgtttttcacgAGCGCACAAAACATGTGGAAAATGACTGCCATGATGTTCGTGATGCTGTCAAAGCTAAGCTCATTGAGACAATACATGTTACAGCTCATTCTCAGGTCGTAGACCTTCTGACAAAATCTCTGGGTCGTGCTAAGTTTCAAGAGTTATCATCCAAATTGGGTGTTACGAATCTCCACActccaacttgagggggagtatcaGAGAGAAGAGTTTAGATAAGGATTATTTCCTTATAAATAATGATATAACTATGATTATCTCTTGTTTTATAGCACTTTAGGAGTTATCTTTACAGTATTCTACCTTGTATAAATAGACTCCTCAATGATCATGAATAAACAAATTGTTTTGGTATCTAATTCTGCATAATCTCACAAGATGCTCCGCAACTACAccaaaagataaaacaaaaagagtGAAGAAGACAGCTAAAGCAGAGGAGAAGAACAAAATAGTCGCAGCAACAAAGAAATGTGCAGCAGTATTGGATCCCTGGATTCCTGAGGAAATCAAAAGCAGTTTCCATGTTTTACAAAGGGTCACTACTAAACCCTAATTCAACAAGCCCAGCTTGAAGCAAGATTTTTCATGTTTCCGTTTTTCTTAAGTTTCAATGGATTTTGAGATTCACCATCTTTCTTTATCGATGAATTGTGtaggagagctatatttacgACGCTACCTTAAGTCAGACACTCAGACTCATCTTGGTGAAAACAAGAACAAATTCATAATCAAGCAAGTCCTAGGTATGTATATATTCTATTGTAAACCAGTGATAAACAAGGCCGGTCATGAGATTTAATGAGCAGTAAACATTTTAGGTAAAGCTTAATAAAATACATCTTTTATAATTTGGGGGCATTAGTCCTATGTATTTAAGCTATTAAAAGTTGGGGACCAAGATAAAGATGTTTCTCAGGACCAGCTCTGGTGGTAATTAGCCAAGTAGGTTGCTTAATCTTTTGTGGTTTGTGCAGAGTCGGATCCCTACACAGTTTCATAATAAGCAAGCTTACTAATTATACCAGAGATGGGGAAGAGTTGGTGTGAAAGGCCAAACCAAACTATATGGCCCTTTTAATCAGGAAAGTTTTGCTCGTGTATCGTTTACTAACAAGTTCTATGAGAAGACAAAGACTAACTTTAAACCGTCGAATGTTCAGACGTAGTTCATTCCTTCTTCGATTTGTCCTAACCTCTATACACCATTTATAACCGACTACAATAGCAGTGCGGGGGGAAATTTGAGTCTTTTTGGCGAATCATTAGAAGTTGATAAACCTTTGGAATGATCAAGACTTGATCCTCACGTCGCCAGTTTCGTATCTCTCATTTTTAATGACAACATGATGGTTAAACAAATGGCTGAAATAGGTTATGATGCCAATAAGTTGCCACTTGGTAAGCTAAGCAAGTCCACAATTCTAAAGGTATCTGAAATAACTGCTATACTAGTTGCTTTTGTTATATtgcatttttagaaaaaaataaatatttttctgtttACAATTTGGAGATTTTTAAAACCTATATATATTCGCTCTTTACAGTTTAAAAGCCAAAGCTAATGAACCGGCCCTCTTGAAGATAAATTActacataaaacaaaaatcgGATGATTAACTGCTCCTCTTGAAATAGGGTTATGAAATACTGAAGAGAATATCAAAAGTGATTGAAGGACAGCAAAACAAGATTATAAACGAGGAAACACAAGCTAGACTTGAAGAACTAAGCGGGTAAGGTGTTTTACATATTGATTCTGTCAGCATCTGTTTGCGGTTACATccttctaactttttttttcgcTGTACACATCCTTCTATACCTTCTTTTGTGgttacattattattattaattcatGTGTTTACATTAACGGTGTTGTTGTTCCGCTTGGATGATGGTGTTGTTGTTCCACTTGGATGTCCCGTGTATCAGATGGATTGTaaggttttcttttgtttgttttcataattataattCAGGTTTTGTTTTTACCTTTACGCCAATAAAATTGTTTCATTTTGCTTACAGAGCACACCGAGTACATTGTTTATGATCTGAGACAGATTAGGATGCGTTATCTCGTCCATATCAGAACACAACCTGGAAACTATAAATATCctatcatcatcttcttctctttttttttaatcatgtgATTATTCTTTTACAGGAAAGTCTActaagcaaaaagaaaaaaaaagaaactctaCTATTAATTAAAGTCAAATTGTTTTTTGGTGGTCATCGTTTATAGGACAGCCATGATTATAGCTACGTATTAAAAGTATAAACTAATAATGGAATTTCCTTTTATATTAGTGAATCGGTATGGTTTAGTTGGATaaagctaattttttttttataatgtcagAATCGAAGCATGCCAATGCGCATCCTATAACCCCCTCCCAGTGTTTATTATGTTTACGTAGTTAATTagccttttttcttttttgacatCAAACGACTGATCTAATACTCAAATTTGAAGTGGTCTGGAGAATCAgatcggaatagaacaaccaatgtaaTACATATCCCTATTGAAGGATTTCACTATCTTAGCTAATGAATCAAACAATACATTTTCAGatcaagaaataaaaacaatagaTAATTATGAGAATATGCTCTTCAGCTTCTGCAGCTCGTCCAATTCAGTTGAGAAGTTAGGCCATGTTCTTGGGTCTTGAATCATCGAGATTAGATCCTTACAACCTGTGCCAAAAGCTTAACACGTCGATAGCTGAAGCATGTACTACATCGCACACGAGAGGGCCTCGAGCTTCGAGTGAAGTGGTGAGATTCTTCATCACTAGTTTCGTGCTCCCAATAGCTGAGTTGTTTCTCCTTAGGTCTTCCATGTTCATCCATAACCATTGTAGTGTGCATCATGTATCCATGATCCATCTATCATGCATCTCTCAGAATTTGTTAACTGCTCAAGGTTTTGTGCAACTACGTGTTCCTCTTGTTTGCTGTTTGTTTAGAACCAAACATGACATTCTGACTTAGCATGTCAGACGGTTTCCAAAGGATGTCTGAATATTCTTCTGaatagtttattattttttgctttccAAATAAACCATATAATCCAAGGATATGGATCTTTATCCACCTCAGGATCTTCTATATCATTCTTTCTCTAAAAAAGATAGTATATATTCATGTAGTGGCTCGTGTTGGGGAAAATTGATGACGGAGTTGGGGTTGCTGCATGTGCTCATGTTTGTAGCGCTGGGGGACACTCGAAGATGGCATGGTTTATAGTCTCATCATCTACTCCACATCTAGGACAATGGTTATCGCTTCGCATATGACGATGTGTTAGATTACTTGTTACTGTTAGTTGTCCAGAAATTGTTTGCGAGATATAAATGTCTTAGTTTTGGTAAAACTTTTATCTTTCAAGCAAAAGCTTAGAGTTTTGTAATACTCGGTTCTCTCTGGATTTCTACCATCTCTTTGTTAAGAATGTTCAATATTTTGATTAACAGTGTACATCCCATTTGGATATAATATACATTTGAATAGTTAGTTTCAACTTTTTTACCAATAATATACAATCAATAGGtctaaatcataaatattattatatacatgCTAACCCTGAGCTAAAACTTATGAAGCACCATATTTACGTGCCAAACTTTATACATAAATTTACAA contains:
- the LOC106453753 gene encoding uncharacterized mitochondrial protein AtMg00810-like, whose translation is MEASKSKIYVNNAFLHGDLDKEIYMLLPPGFRHTHPCKSYGDYLLFSYVKNGVEMHVLIYVDDLLICGNNNHMLQKFKDYLSCCFSMKDLGKLKYFHGLELSRGPDGFFISQCKYTLDIVSKTGNLGCKPAITPLEQGHQLDNPKLQSPLLAYPKLYRRLVRRLIYLSHTRSELSYAIHILTQFMHTPKEAHWEAALRVVRFMKGSIGQGILLKSDFDLSITVYCDADWSGCPRTRRSLSTYVVLLGGSPISWRTKKKDTVSHSSAEAEYIAMSDALKEIKWLRRLLKDWVLNNMCHHVSFVIVKL